In one window of Dokdonia sp. PRO95 DNA:
- a CDS encoding sodium:solute symporter family protein, which produces MIDLSGLDIAIIIALFVIILGVGFYVGKSAGKNTTQYFLSGRNMPWWLLGLSMVATTFSTDTPNLVTDIVRTNGVSGNWVWWAFLVTGLLTVFVYAKLWRKSEVKTDIEFYELRYGGAPARFLRGFRAIYLGIVFNVLAMAGVTLAAIKIGEVMLGLDPVTTVIVAGVITVVFSAIGGFKGVVYTDFILFFVAIAGAFGAAYYIVGMPEIGGLEALISHENVKDKINLLPDFNDTEMLITLLIIPLAVQWWSSWYPGSEPGGGGYVAQRMLAAKDENHAIGATFFYNIMHYALRPWPWILVALASLIIFPDLASIQEAFPNISEDKLGQDLAYSAMLTMLPSGLLGLVLASLSAAYMSTISTHLNWGASYVVNDVYAQQIKPDATEKELVAVGRITTVILMVISALIALALTNALQLFNIILMFGAGTGLIFILRWFWWRINAWTEISAMLASGVISILIEFTSLGETLFGASGMLPAYAKFPFVVFSSTLIWLIVTYLTQPETKETLYAFYKKTQPGGPGWKKIIIKANQEQVNIIKTTENWSVPMGIVAMLLGCVLIYGTLFTTGYFIYGQLTNALIGLSICVVSAGLLLSVWKKIKGKVL; this is translated from the coding sequence ATGATTGACTTATCTGGCTTAGATATTGCCATTATTATTGCTCTTTTTGTAATTATTTTGGGCGTAGGTTTTTACGTAGGCAAAAGCGCAGGAAAAAACACTACACAATACTTTCTATCGGGTCGTAATATGCCGTGGTGGCTTTTAGGGCTTTCTATGGTCGCTACTACCTTTTCCACAGACACGCCTAATCTGGTTACAGATATTGTGCGTACTAACGGTGTCTCAGGTAATTGGGTATGGTGGGCATTTCTCGTTACTGGATTACTAACGGTATTTGTCTATGCAAAACTATGGCGTAAGTCTGAGGTAAAAACAGATATTGAGTTCTATGAGCTGCGTTATGGTGGTGCTCCTGCTCGTTTTTTACGAGGATTCAGAGCGATTTATTTAGGTATTGTTTTTAACGTACTGGCTATGGCGGGTGTTACACTAGCTGCCATAAAAATAGGCGAAGTGATGCTAGGTCTCGACCCAGTAACAACGGTGATAGTTGCTGGAGTGATTACCGTTGTCTTTAGTGCCATAGGCGGCTTTAAAGGAGTGGTTTATACAGATTTTATATTATTCTTTGTTGCAATTGCAGGAGCATTTGGTGCTGCATATTACATCGTAGGTATGCCAGAAATAGGCGGGCTAGAAGCATTAATTTCTCATGAAAATGTAAAAGATAAAATCAATCTCCTTCCAGATTTTAACGATACAGAGATGCTTATTACACTTCTCATCATCCCGCTAGCGGTACAATGGTGGAGTTCTTGGTATCCAGGTTCTGAGCCTGGAGGTGGTGGATATGTGGCGCAACGTATGCTTGCTGCCAAGGATGAAAACCACGCCATAGGAGCAACCTTTTTCTATAACATCATGCACTACGCATTACGCCCATGGCCGTGGATTCTGGTTGCACTTGCTTCTCTTATTATCTTTCCAGACCTAGCAAGTATTCAAGAGGCTTTCCCAAATATATCTGAAGATAAACTAGGACAAGATCTAGCATACTCTGCCATGCTTACCATGTTACCTAGCGGGTTGTTAGGCCTCGTGCTCGCATCACTATCTGCCGCATATATGAGTACCATAAGTACGCACCTCAACTGGGGAGCATCTTACGTGGTTAATGATGTTTATGCACAACAAATTAAACCTGACGCCACCGAAAAGGAACTCGTTGCTGTAGGTCGTATTACCACGGTAATTCTAATGGTGATAAGCGCACTCATTGCCTTGGCACTTACAAATGCGCTACAACTCTTTAATATCATACTGATGTTTGGTGCAGGTACGGGACTCATATTTATACTAAGATGGTTCTGGTGGCGCATTAATGCGTGGACAGAGATAAGCGCCATGCTTGCCTCTGGTGTAATTTCTATCCTCATAGAATTTACTTCACTGGGTGAAACACTCTTTGGAGCTAGTGGGATGTTACCAGCGTATGCCAAGTTTCCTTTTGTGGTTTTTAGCTCAACGCTTATTTGGCTTATTGTTACTTATCTCACACAACCAGAAACTAAAGAAACACTTTATGCGTTCTATAAAAAAACACAACCTGGAGGCCCAGGATGGAAAAAAATTATAATAAAAGCAAACCAAGAACAAGTAAACATTATAAAAACTACAGAAAACTGGAGTGTACCTATGGGTATTGTCGCAATGCTGCTGGGATGTGTATTAATTTACGGAACGTTATTTACCACCGGTTACTTCATTTATGGCCAACTGACTAATGCACTTATTGGATTGAGCATTTGCGTTGTATCTGCAGGACTACTACTCAGTGTTTGGAAAAAAATAAAAGGAAAAGTACTATAA
- a CDS encoding response regulator transcription factor: MKTIVIVDDHTLLSQAISGLVNSFENFKVLYTCKNGQELLDNLRFENKRPDIILMDVNMPIMDGIEATTQVKELYPTILILALSVEEDDHTILQMIRAGAKGYLLKDTEKKTLENALNELAVNGYYHTNTVSQLLVKSLNGNNKDALRDREIEFIKHACTEMTYNEIADVMFLSPKTVQGYRDSVFSKLNLKNRTGLVIYALKNGLFRP, encoded by the coding sequence ATGAAAACTATCGTTATTGTAGATGACCACACCTTATTAAGCCAGGCAATAAGCGGCCTAGTGAATTCTTTTGAAAATTTTAAAGTACTCTACACTTGTAAAAATGGTCAAGAACTTCTGGATAATCTTCGTTTTGAAAACAAGCGCCCAGACATCATCTTGATGGATGTAAACATGCCTATAATGGACGGTATAGAAGCTACCACACAGGTAAAAGAGCTCTACCCTACTATTCTCATACTCGCGCTCTCTGTAGAAGAGGATGACCACACTATCTTACAAATGATACGCGCTGGCGCAAAAGGATATTTACTTAAAGACACAGAAAAAAAGACACTTGAAAATGCTCTCAACGAACTTGCAGTAAACGGTTATTATCACACAAATACGGTAAGCCAGCTCCTTGTAAAAAGTCTAAATGGTAACAACAAAGATGCATTGCGAGATCGAGAGATCGAATTTATAAAACACGCTTGTACAGAGATGACCTATAACGAGATTGCAGATGTTATGTTTTTAAGTCCAAAAACTGTACAAGGATATCGTGATAGCGTATTCTCAAAACTCAACTTAAAAAACAGGACTGGCTTAGTGATTTATGCACTTAAAAATGGGCTATTTAGACCCTAA
- a CDS encoding DUF1801 domain-containing protein produces the protein MNPAEEYILAKPEPWRSMLMELQAVIKHTVPDVEESYKWHLPFYSLKGKMFCFLNFRKTFVDVGFPKGILIRGFDDVLIAGEGRKQLRSLRYHAPEDIDVRKLEEVLKAVASLT, from the coding sequence ATGAACCCAGCCGAAGAATACATCCTCGCTAAACCAGAGCCTTGGCGTTCTATGCTTATGGAGCTACAAGCTGTAATTAAGCATACCGTTCCTGACGTAGAGGAAAGTTATAAATGGCATTTGCCGTTTTATAGCTTAAAGGGTAAGATGTTCTGCTTTTTAAATTTCAGAAAGACATTTGTAGATGTCGGCTTTCCTAAGGGGATACTCATACGGGGCTTTGATGATGTATTAATCGCTGGAGAAGGCCGCAAGCAATTACGCTCGCTTAGATATCATGCTCCAGAGGACATTGATGTGCGTAAGCTAGAGGAAGTACTCAAAGCAGTGGCTAGTTTAACTTAA
- a CDS encoding efflux RND transporter permease subunit, whose amino-acid sequence MAKFLSKGFWESVASLILRNRPLILILIVGFTIFLGFQWRNMRFTYTEANLLPDDHEVNLEYQNFKDKFGEEGNLIVLGIQDERLFTPEVLTAWNDLSTKIAKADAVALSLSLKDLKILDKQENPQRFDLVPFMTDSTLTAESAASYRKLLFDDLPFYENLIYNKETGTVRSAVYLKKDLINTPARLDFVVNDLMPAIATFEKDYDIDVRTSGMPYIRTLNAQNIIDEIGIFVGAALLVTSFIFFFFFRSYRATFISMITVIIGVMWAFGFLGLLGYEITVLTAIIPPLIIVIGIPNCIFLINKYQQEYKNHGNQVKALQRVITKVGNATLMTNITTASGFATFILTESSLLSEFGVVASINIIAIFLLSLLIIPIIYSYMSPPKEKHLKHLGKTWIEGFVNWMERMVRTRRTAIYASSVLLLALSIIGIYQIRISGSLIEDMPKKADFYKDIKFFEEEFDGIMPLEILIDTKKKQGVMKLATLKRMEELSATIEEQPELSAPISIVNLVKYAKQAYFNGNPKYYQLPTSNERNFILPYAKSFDNDENLMGAYVDSTGQYARITTFMKDVGTDKMERAEENIQLKIDKLFPEERYEVTMTGTALVFQKGTDYLVMNLVISLSLAILLIALFMAWMFKSLRMIIVSLIPNLLPLLVTAGMMGFIGIPIKPSTILVFSIAFGISVDDTIHFLAKYRQELKANKWKIKKSVYGSLRETGVSMFYTSIVLFFGFSVFMISSFGGTVALGGLVSATLLFAMLANLLLLPSLLLSLEKEIANKDTFKEPALQIVEREGDEETADKELE is encoded by the coding sequence ATGGCAAAATTTCTGAGTAAAGGTTTTTGGGAGTCTGTAGCGAGTTTAATACTACGCAATCGTCCTTTGATTCTCATTCTTATTGTGGGTTTCACCATTTTCTTAGGTTTCCAATGGCGCAATATGCGCTTTACCTATACAGAGGCAAACTTACTTCCTGACGACCATGAAGTAAATCTAGAATACCAGAATTTTAAAGATAAGTTTGGTGAGGAGGGGAACCTCATTGTGTTAGGAATACAAGACGAACGTCTTTTTACTCCTGAGGTACTTACCGCTTGGAATGACTTATCTACCAAGATTGCAAAGGCAGATGCTGTTGCATTATCCCTTTCTCTTAAAGATCTCAAGATATTAGACAAACAAGAAAATCCGCAGCGATTTGATCTTGTTCCCTTCATGACAGATAGCACGCTCACTGCCGAAAGTGCTGCTAGTTATAGAAAATTACTCTTTGACGATTTACCATTTTATGAAAATCTGATTTACAATAAAGAGACAGGTACCGTACGCTCTGCGGTATACCTTAAGAAAGATTTAATCAACACTCCTGCGCGTTTAGATTTTGTAGTAAATGATCTTATGCCAGCGATCGCGACTTTTGAAAAAGATTACGACATCGATGTGCGCACCAGTGGGATGCCATACATACGAACGCTCAATGCTCAAAATATTATTGATGAGATAGGCATTTTTGTAGGTGCAGCATTACTAGTTACTTCTTTTATATTTTTCTTTTTCTTTAGATCATACAGAGCCACCTTTATCTCCATGATTACGGTAATCATAGGTGTGATGTGGGCTTTTGGGTTCTTAGGATTACTTGGGTATGAGATTACAGTACTTACAGCTATTATCCCACCGCTTATTATTGTGATTGGGATTCCTAACTGTATTTTCTTAATTAATAAGTACCAGCAAGAGTATAAAAATCACGGTAACCAAGTAAAAGCATTACAGCGTGTTATTACCAAAGTAGGTAATGCAACCTTAATGACTAACATTACGACAGCTTCTGGATTTGCTACGTTTATTCTTACTGAGAGTTCGCTGCTAAGCGAGTTCGGTGTGGTTGCAAGTATCAATATCATTGCTATATTTTTACTTAGCTTACTTATCATTCCTATCATTTACAGTTACATGTCGCCTCCTAAGGAGAAGCACCTTAAACACCTAGGTAAAACTTGGATAGAAGGGTTTGTAAACTGGATGGAGCGCATGGTACGCACTAGACGCACTGCAATTTATGCCTCTAGTGTATTATTACTTGCTTTGAGTATTATAGGTATTTATCAAATACGCATATCTGGTTCGCTCATAGAAGACATGCCTAAAAAAGCCGACTTCTATAAAGACATAAAGTTTTTTGAGGAAGAATTTGATGGGATTATGCCATTAGAAATTCTAATTGACACTAAGAAAAAACAAGGAGTCATGAAGCTTGCCACCCTTAAACGCATGGAAGAGCTAAGCGCTACCATAGAGGAGCAACCAGAACTCTCTGCACCTATATCTATAGTAAATCTTGTAAAGTATGCAAAGCAAGCCTACTTTAATGGAAATCCTAAATACTACCAACTTCCTACCAGCAACGAGCGCAATTTTATACTGCCGTATGCAAAGAGTTTTGATAATGATGAGAACCTCATGGGAGCCTACGTAGATAGTACGGGTCAATATGCCAGAATCACCACTTTCATGAAAGATGTAGGTACTGACAAGATGGAACGTGCTGAAGAAAATATTCAATTAAAAATAGACAAACTCTTCCCTGAAGAACGCTATGAGGTTACCATGACAGGTACTGCACTCGTTTTTCAAAAAGGAACAGATTACCTCGTAATGAACCTTGTGATAAGTCTATCACTTGCCATCTTACTTATCGCGCTATTCATGGCGTGGATGTTCAAGTCGCTACGTATGATTATAGTGTCTCTCATCCCTAATTTATTACCACTACTAGTTACGGCGGGTATGATGGGCTTTATAGGCATCCCTATCAAGCCATCTACAATACTTGTTTTTAGTATTGCCTTTGGGATCTCTGTAGATGACACAATTCACTTTCTTGCCAAATACCGTCAGGAGCTAAAAGCTAATAAATGGAAGATCAAAAAATCTGTTTACGGTTCGCTACGTGAGACAGGTGTAAGCATGTTTTACACCTCAATTGTATTATTCTTTGGCTTCTCTGTGTTCATGATTAGTAGCTTTGGAGGAACTGTAGCACTAGGTGGTCTTGTAAGCGCAACACTTCTCTTTGCAATGCTAGCAAACCTTTTACTATTACCATCACTGTTGTTATCTCTAGAAAAAGAGATTGCAAATAAAGACACCTTTAAAGAACCTGCACTACAAATTGTGGAACGTGAGGGTGATGAAGAAACTGCTGATAAAGAGCTTGAGTAA
- the asnS gene encoding asparagine--tRNA ligase — MTHTPIIALLESDKIHQEFTVKGWVRSFRGNQFIALNDGSTINNLQCVVDFENTDEALLKRITTGAAVAIKGTLEESQGSGQRIEIKVKDIQIEGDADPQELKNTILSPKRHTLEKLREQAHLRVRTNTFGAVMRLRSKLSFAIHEYFNKNGYFHAHTPIITGSDAEGAGEMFRVSALDPENPPRTEDGKIDYSKDFFGKETNLTVSGQLEGETYALGLGKIYTFGPTFRAENSNTSRHLAEFWMVEPEMAFCDLDGNMDLAEDFIKYVINYALENCQDDLEFLENRLIQEDKSKPQADRAPMALREKLSFIVDNNFKRVSYTEAIDILRNSKPNKKKKFKYPINEWGADLQSEHERYLVEKHFNCPVILFDYPANIKAFYMRLNEDGKTVRAMDVLFPGIGEMVGGSQREERLDVLKEKMAALDISEEELSWYLDTRKFGTCTHSGFGLGFERLVLFVTGMTNIRDVIPYPRFPGHAEF; from the coding sequence ATGACACATACGCCTATTATAGCGCTACTCGAAAGTGACAAAATTCATCAAGAATTTACGGTAAAAGGATGGGTAAGATCCTTCCGCGGAAACCAGTTTATCGCACTTAATGATGGTTCTACTATTAATAACCTTCAGTGTGTAGTCGATTTTGAAAATACAGACGAAGCACTTTTAAAGCGTATCACAACAGGTGCTGCCGTTGCCATAAAAGGAACCTTAGAAGAAAGTCAAGGTAGTGGGCAACGCATAGAAATAAAAGTAAAAGATATCCAGATTGAGGGCGATGCAGATCCTCAAGAATTAAAAAATACGATACTCTCTCCTAAGCGTCACACACTAGAAAAATTACGTGAGCAGGCACACTTAAGAGTTCGCACCAACACCTTTGGCGCTGTAATGCGTTTACGCTCAAAGTTATCGTTTGCCATACATGAGTATTTTAATAAAAACGGCTACTTCCATGCACATACGCCTATCATTACTGGTAGTGATGCAGAGGGAGCTGGTGAGATGTTTCGCGTAAGCGCGCTTGACCCAGAAAATCCGCCGCGCACAGAAGATGGAAAGATTGATTACAGCAAGGACTTTTTTGGCAAAGAGACTAACCTTACGGTTTCTGGACAGCTAGAAGGAGAGACGTATGCATTAGGACTTGGGAAGATTTACACCTTTGGACCTACCTTTAGAGCAGAAAATAGTAACACTTCTCGTCACCTTGCAGAATTCTGGATGGTAGAACCAGAGATGGCTTTTTGTGATCTAGATGGAAACATGGATCTTGCCGAAGATTTTATCAAGTACGTAATTAACTACGCACTAGAAAACTGTCAAGATGATCTTGAATTTCTAGAAAACAGATTAATTCAAGAAGATAAAAGCAAGCCACAAGCAGATCGTGCGCCTATGGCACTACGCGAGAAGCTGAGCTTTATAGTAGACAACAACTTCAAGCGTGTAAGCTATACGGAGGCAATTGACATCTTACGTAATAGTAAGCCTAATAAGAAGAAAAAGTTCAAATACCCTATTAATGAATGGGGAGCAGATTTACAGTCTGAGCATGAGCGTTACCTTGTAGAAAAGCACTTTAACTGCCCAGTAATCTTATTTGATTACCCAGCAAACATCAAGGCATTTTATATGCGTCTTAACGAAGATGGTAAGACCGTACGCGCGATGGATGTACTTTTCCCTGGAATAGGTGAGATGGTAGGAGGATCACAGCGTGAGGAGCGTCTAGATGTTCTTAAGGAGAAAATGGCTGCACTTGATATTTCTGAGGAGGAGCTTTCTTGGTACCTAGATACTCGCAAGTTTGGAACATGTACACATAGTGGTTTTGGTCTTGGTTTTGAGCGCCTTGTGCTATTTGTAACGGGAATGACAAACATACGTGACGTAATACCTTACCCACGTTTCCCTGGTCACGCAGAGTTTTAG
- a CDS encoding pyridoxamine 5'-phosphate oxidase family protein, translated as MTDQYFKKAQDELQLGVNKKGHPFRYTTMGTVDASGVPALRTVVLRQVTDDFKLRIYTDSRSNKIAQLLQNDVTSLLFYHPKKLLQIKITGNASIITDPVELQRYYSGVQPSSKKDYTTTDAPGSEISNPDVVDYLENTHYFTIIEIAPTHLEFLQLKRPNHIRASFRLEDGTWNGQFLNP; from the coding sequence ATGACAGATCAGTATTTTAAAAAAGCACAAGACGAGTTACAACTTGGCGTCAACAAAAAGGGACACCCGTTTAGGTACACCACTATGGGAACGGTAGATGCTTCTGGAGTTCCTGCACTAAGAACTGTTGTACTAAGACAGGTTACAGACGATTTTAAACTGAGAATTTATACTGACAGTAGATCCAATAAAATTGCTCAGTTACTCCAAAATGATGTTACTAGCTTGCTCTTTTACCATCCTAAAAAATTGCTGCAGATTAAAATTACAGGAAACGCTTCCATCATTACAGACCCCGTAGAGCTGCAACGCTATTACAGCGGCGTGCAGCCCTCATCAAAAAAAGATTACACTACCACTGATGCTCCTGGATCAGAGATTTCAAACCCAGATGTGGTAGACTACCTTGAGAACACGCATTATTTTACTATTATTGAGATTGCACCTACACATTTAGAGTTTCTTCAGCTTAAGAGACCTAACCACATTAGAGCGAGTTTTAGACTTGAAGATGGAACATGGAACGGGCAGTTCTTAAACCCTTAA
- a CDS encoding ATP-binding protein, translated as MLLIQNQDNGTLFIVLVAITILLLLLVVVVVLFSVFMKRKNTLLLEQEKTKKKFEKEIAETQIEIREETLRNISWELHDNIGQLLTLAKIQTQNCGGSQQDLDEAAATIGKGLTEIRALSKLINPEALKNMSLPEALNLELERFNRMAYLKPSLKITGTPITIDKKIETIIFRILQEFFTNTIKHSKATNLDVNLLYKSDTLHVTIKDNGVGFNYDQARAKNGIGLTNIETRTKLIGATIDYKSNVGEATTLSLTYKPQPQ; from the coding sequence ATGCTTCTTATCCAAAATCAAGATAATGGCACACTATTTATAGTCCTAGTGGCTATTACCATATTACTATTGCTTCTAGTTGTTGTTGTAGTGCTCTTCTCTGTATTTATGAAACGTAAGAACACCTTACTCTTAGAACAGGAGAAAACAAAGAAAAAGTTTGAAAAAGAAATTGCAGAGACGCAGATAGAAATACGTGAAGAGACACTACGTAATATAAGCTGGGAGCTCCATGATAACATAGGGCAGCTACTTACGCTAGCCAAAATACAAACTCAAAATTGTGGTGGTAGTCAGCAAGATCTTGACGAGGCAGCAGCTACTATAGGCAAAGGTCTTACAGAAATAAGAGCACTCTCTAAGCTCATAAATCCAGAGGCACTAAAAAATATGTCCCTTCCAGAAGCTTTAAACTTAGAGTTAGAACGCTTTAACAGAATGGCGTATCTAAAACCATCTCTCAAAATTACAGGAACCCCAATTACTATAGATAAAAAGATTGAGACCATCATCTTTAGAATCTTACAAGAGTTTTTTACAAACACCATCAAGCACTCCAAAGCAACTAACCTTGACGTTAACCTACTCTATAAATCTGATACACTGCATGTCACTATAAAAGATAATGGCGTAGGCTTTAACTACGATCAAGCAAGAGCAAAAAACGGCATAGGGCTCACTAATATTGAAACCCGTACAAAACTTATAGGCGCAACAATAGACTATAAATCAAACGTAGGCGAGGCCACAACGCTATCGCTTACTTACAAACCACAACCACAATGA
- a CDS encoding transglutaminase domain-containing protein produces MKIKHLAIAFLFFSLLANSQTIEELEQQVSTYPKTLNTIEDIAYRIHNDFNSKELQARAVYTWISKNIAYDLSRYYSIRSSPLMIYRSPKEQARQLRNLERQRITKTLKSKKGICADYASLFVAICEKLEIPAKKISGYSKLNPNFIGAGPGMKDHVWNAVYLDEEWHLVDTTWGAGYEVEYKTKWEFNFSNKFYKAPPEVFIQHHYPGNPTWQLLEKPISKKTFFSKPVFYTYYSSSDIHLADDHEGILTEYKNDTYLIYFDKLPKGKEIYYQNASFKFAKKLFIHRKNNKLVAKVKVKNPSQPFLTLFTDNKAIVNFKLERASQ; encoded by the coding sequence TTGAAAATAAAACATTTAGCAATCGCATTTCTTTTTTTCTCACTCCTTGCAAACAGTCAGACAATTGAAGAACTAGAACAGCAGGTTAGCACTTATCCAAAAACACTAAATACCATTGAAGACATTGCTTATAGAATCCACAATGACTTTAACTCAAAAGAACTACAAGCAAGAGCTGTCTACACTTGGATTAGTAAGAATATCGCATATGATTTAAGCAGGTATTACAGCATTAGATCTTCTCCATTAATGATATATCGTTCGCCAAAAGAACAAGCGAGACAATTGAGAAACTTAGAGAGGCAAAGAATCACTAAAACTCTAAAAAGCAAAAAAGGAATTTGCGCTGATTATGCATCATTATTTGTTGCGATTTGCGAAAAATTAGAAATTCCCGCTAAAAAAATTAGTGGTTATTCAAAACTAAATCCAAATTTTATTGGGGCAGGTCCTGGCATGAAAGATCATGTATGGAACGCTGTATACTTGGATGAGGAGTGGCACTTGGTAGATACTACGTGGGGAGCTGGCTATGAAGTAGAGTATAAAACGAAATGGGAATTCAATTTTTCAAATAAATTTTATAAAGCTCCACCAGAGGTTTTTATTCAGCACCACTACCCTGGAAATCCAACCTGGCAATTACTCGAAAAACCAATATCAAAAAAAACATTTTTCTCAAAACCAGTATTTTACACCTACTACAGCTCATCAGATATTCATCTAGCTGATGATCACGAAGGTATTTTAACAGAATATAAAAATGACACTTATCTAATTTATTTTGATAAGCTCCCAAAAGGAAAGGAAATTTATTACCAAAATGCATCATTTAAATTTGCTAAAAAGCTTTTTATCCATAGAAAAAACAACAAATTGGTAGCAAAAGTTAAAGTCAAAAATCCCAGCCAACCTTTTCTTACACTCTTTACTGATAACAAAGCAATTGTAAATTTTAAATTAGAAAGGGCATCTCAATAA